One Oceanicoccus sagamiensis genomic region harbors:
- the folE gene encoding GTP cyclohydrolase I FolE: MESVAEQTLSFPNVSVTYSEEAELVRKALIDAGLETPLTAKQLTRDEKYERIREAMTDVVDALGLDLTDDSLCETPHRIAKMYVDEIFSGLDYSQFPKITAIENKMGVEEMVKVSDISLVSTCEHHFVTIDGVAKVAYIPGDKIIGLSKINRIVRFFAQRPQVQERLTQQVLLALQTLLETEHVAVRIDASHYCVKARGVMDASSVTQTTALGGKFKHNATSRKEFLDA; this comes from the coding sequence ATGGAATCAGTAGCAGAACAAACACTTAGCTTTCCCAATGTGTCGGTTACATATTCAGAAGAAGCAGAGCTTGTTCGCAAAGCACTGATCGACGCGGGCCTGGAAACCCCTTTAACGGCCAAGCAATTAACGCGTGATGAGAAGTATGAGCGTATCCGTGAAGCCATGACCGACGTGGTGGATGCCCTGGGTTTGGACCTCACCGATGATAGCTTGTGCGAAACGCCTCACCGTATCGCCAAGATGTATGTGGACGAAATTTTCTCCGGCCTGGATTACAGTCAATTTCCTAAAATTACGGCCATTGAAAATAAGATGGGTGTAGAGGAAATGGTCAAAGTGAGTGATATCAGTTTGGTCAGCACCTGTGAGCATCACTTTGTTACCATCGATGGTGTGGCAAAGGTGGCTTATATTCCCGGTGATAAAATTATTGGCCTGTCTAAAATTAATCGTATTGTTCGGTTTTTTGCCCAGCGCCCACAAGTGCAGGAGCGTTTAACCCAACAAGTGTTATTAGCTTTGCAAACCTTGCTGGAAACCGAGCATGTCGCGGTAAGAATTGATGCCTCGCATTATTGTGTCAAAGCACGGGGTGTTATGGATGCTTCTTCGGTGACCCAAACCACCGCTTTGGGTGGAAAATTTAAACATAATGCCACTAGTCGCAAAGAATTTTTAGACGCTTAA
- a CDS encoding alpha/beta hydrolase: MTFLQQLEPWSFTASDHITLRGWQTPLSGKPIIYFRHANGFSGLCYQPMLELLAPHFDLIMMDTQGHGDSDKGETISWQQCAIHGLEHIEACYPQWNKHWQGEGDIPLYGLGHSFGAIMTLLTAGHRPQLFTATVLLDPVLFLPQFGLMNRIVHLLGLSKRNPLVSQTLKRRSSWPSRQSAYEALYNRGIYKGWDDACLRAYTDHCLSEDPQGAHLKCSPATEAFLFAGQTGPIWPSVKKVASPMTMVLGKSTYPFAKAGTARAAKKYPLIDRIMVEGGHCFMQEHPSDTAELILKLLAQG, from the coding sequence ATGACATTTCTGCAACAACTTGAGCCCTGGTCGTTTACCGCCTCAGACCATATCACCCTAAGGGGTTGGCAAACCCCTTTAAGCGGCAAGCCAATCATTTACTTTCGCCATGCCAATGGTTTTAGCGGCCTATGCTACCAACCTATGCTGGAGCTGCTAGCCCCCCACTTCGATCTGATCATGATGGATACTCAGGGGCATGGTGATAGCGATAAGGGAGAGACTATCAGCTGGCAACAATGTGCCATACATGGGCTGGAGCATATAGAAGCCTGTTACCCACAGTGGAATAAACACTGGCAGGGGGAAGGTGATATTCCGCTGTACGGCCTCGGCCATAGCTTTGGCGCCATTATGACACTGCTAACCGCTGGCCACCGGCCACAGCTATTTACCGCTACGGTACTGCTAGACCCGGTGCTATTTCTGCCACAGTTTGGGCTAATGAATCGTATTGTGCATTTATTAGGCCTGTCCAAACGCAATCCACTGGTCAGCCAAACCTTAAAACGCCGCAGTAGCTGGCCCAGCCGCCAGAGCGCCTATGAAGCACTCTATAACCGTGGTATCTATAAAGGCTGGGATGATGCCTGCCTGCGAGCCTATACCGATCACTGCCTGTCAGAAGACCCACAGGGCGCCCACTTAAAGTGTTCACCAGCCACAGAAGCTTTTTTGTTTGCTGGCCAGACCGGGCCTATCTGGCCTTCGGTCAAGAAGGTGGCCAGCCCCATGACTATGGTGTTGGGCAAATCAACCTACCCCTTTGCCAAAGCCGGTACCGCGAGAGCGGCCAAAAAATACCCCCTGATTGATCGCATTATGGTCGAGGGGGGGCATTGCTTTATGCAAGAGCACCCCAGCGATACCGCTGAATTAATTCTTAAATTGCTAGCACAAGGTTAA
- a CDS encoding cache domain-containing protein has translation MSNKTNRFWLLPTLGLLLVVLVLGYAINRTIINTTIEHNAERFQLLNQLRRNALVEYFETTKAEIVFWSLNPQLLSHQQTLVNRWAIYADQIGYASTQLRKFYISNNPFPLGERHQLSDAGDGSIYSEVHADIHPMAKMFVTERGYYDLFLINNTGDIFYSVQKEDDFGTNLVSGQYKDSGLAHVFKRAINNPGTVAFSDLEHYQPSNGDPAMFMATSLSNEKGEVLGVLALQLPTAKIENIMNFDGGMGESGETYLVGKDQLMRSQSRFSTERTSLKVKVDTTTTRRALAGEKGVEFTDDYRGIRVLSAFDSVTFDTVNWAVMAEIDEAEIIDNVAQARPAIAALISLLYALSLWSVWLFKDEDLGSDTGSFNFDTDSSDFSTTD, from the coding sequence ATGAGTAATAAGACAAACCGTTTTTGGCTGCTCCCCACTCTAGGCTTATTGCTTGTGGTACTGGTATTAGGCTATGCCATTAATCGCACCATTATTAATACCACTATTGAGCATAATGCCGAGCGCTTTCAACTATTAAACCAATTACGCCGCAATGCACTGGTCGAATATTTTGAAACGACTAAGGCAGAAATTGTTTTTTGGAGCCTTAACCCACAACTGCTTAGCCACCAACAGACACTGGTTAATCGCTGGGCCATCTATGCCGACCAGATAGGTTATGCCAGCACCCAATTGCGTAAATTTTATATCAGCAACAACCCTTTCCCACTGGGGGAACGCCACCAGCTCAGTGATGCGGGAGATGGCTCGATTTATAGTGAAGTCCATGCCGACATTCACCCCATGGCAAAAATGTTTGTGACCGAGCGGGGCTATTACGATTTATTTCTGATCAATAATACCGGTGATATTTTTTACAGCGTACAAAAAGAAGATGACTTCGGCACTAACCTTGTATCAGGACAATACAAAGATTCGGGGCTAGCCCATGTTTTTAAACGGGCTATCAACAATCCGGGAACCGTAGCCTTTAGTGACCTTGAACACTACCAGCCCAGCAATGGCGACCCCGCTATGTTTATGGCCACCAGTTTAAGCAATGAAAAAGGCGAAGTGTTAGGCGTATTAGCTCTGCAACTACCCACCGCCAAAATTGAAAATATTATGAACTTTGATGGCGGCATGGGTGAAAGTGGCGAAACCTATTTAGTGGGCAAAGATCAACTAATGCGCAGCCAGTCACGGTTTTCTACAGAGCGCACCTCACTTAAAGTAAAAGTTGATACGACCACCACCCGGCGCGCACTAGCTGGAGAAAAAGGCGTAGAGTTTACCGATGACTATCGCGGCATCCGGGTACTCTCTGCTTTTGACAGCGTTACTTTTGATACAGTTAACTGGGCGGTAATGGCAGAAATCGATGAGGCCGAAATTATTGATAATGTAGCTCAAGCTCGCCCAGCCATAGCGGCATTAATCAGCTTACTTTATGCCTTATCGTTATGGAGTGTTTGGCTATTTAAGGATGAGGATCTAGGCAGTGACACCGGCAGCTTTAATTTTGACACTGACAGCAGCGACTTTTCAACGACGGACTAA
- a CDS encoding response regulator, translated as MKLLLVDDHTLFREGLSYLLEKLDPEVLILEADSYNSALEKLSDNKDINLILLDLSLPDKDGFEVLEFCLEQFSAIPVAILSASKSTKDMQQAMDMGAVGFIPKDTSSEIMLSALRTMLVGGYYIPTALTKAPAAMTAKQPGDPFYLTGRQLDVVTLVCDGMTNKEIAKQLDLAEATIKMHMSSIMTSLNVTNRTQVAKVAIERKLLT; from the coding sequence TTGAAACTCTTACTGGTTGACGACCACACCCTTTTCCGCGAAGGCTTAAGCTATTTGCTGGAAAAGCTGGACCCTGAAGTCCTAATTTTAGAAGCGGATAGTTATAATAGCGCTCTGGAAAAACTCTCTGATAATAAGGATATCAATCTTATCCTGCTGGATTTATCGCTCCCGGATAAAGACGGTTTTGAAGTCCTTGAATTCTGCCTTGAGCAATTCTCCGCCATACCGGTCGCCATACTGTCAGCCTCCAAAAGCACAAAAGATATGCAACAGGCGATGGATATGGGGGCGGTGGGTTTTATTCCCAAAGACACCTCCAGCGAGATTATGCTCAGTGCATTACGCACGATGCTTGTTGGTGGTTATTATATCCCCACGGCTTTAACTAAAGCCCCTGCGGCCATGACGGCAAAGCAACCTGGCGACCCGTTCTATCTTACCGGACGCCAATTAGACGTTGTCACGCTGGTTTGCGATGGCATGACCAATAAAGAAATTGCCAAGCAACTTGACCTTGCAGAAGCCACCATAAAAATGCATATGTCATCGATTATGACTAGCCTGAATGTCACCAACCGCACCCAGGTCGCAAAGGTTGCCATAGAGCGGAAGCTACTGACTTAG
- a CDS encoding sensor histidine kinase, giving the protein MAGTSSQPDYQQQIIVEQIRTLYQSTWSLILINLLVSSILTFSFWDYVDHQRLLLWMGLMLLMLAVRSLFYWQFQRDFDASLIDRYRLLLLLGSLFAGIIWGAGGILLFPEDNFEYQLFLLLSFLAMTGGSTFSLSIYLPAYFAYVPLSLLPITIKLFGMMEAVYLALGMITVVFFAALTSFNYRLNRSFTQSLQLRYENLDLIEQLNIQKEEAERANKAKSKFLAAASHDLRQPLYSLTLFTSVLEELVKEEKPREVVDKIHQSVDSLQDLFDKLLDISQLDAGVIEANKTAVDMADLIDTLAHDFNGPAAAKGLTMTWPTEAITVYSERALLEQILRNFISNAIRYTTAGTVSLNYEYSGDNVTIEVADTGIGIAESSLQDIFVEFHQLDNSAREREKGLGLGLSIVQRSAALLEHPIALTSTPGAGSTFSVTLARAPAQAASMAPVKKRLPGKAFDRSMLVVIIDDEQAIRDGLSQLLMLWGCSVISAADADTCLDLLRSDGREPTAIISDFRLQHNKTGIDAIQALYAYYQTDFPALLMTGDIEKEQLVEIDSSGIQVLYKPVAPNKLRGFLQSASADKALSQ; this is encoded by the coding sequence TTGGCTGGCACATCCTCTCAACCGGACTACCAACAACAGATTATCGTTGAGCAAATCAGAACTTTGTACCAATCAACCTGGTCATTAATCTTGATTAACCTGTTGGTGAGTTCGATTTTGACCTTCAGTTTTTGGGATTATGTCGATCATCAACGTCTGCTGTTATGGATGGGCTTGATGCTGCTTATGCTTGCCGTTAGAAGCCTGTTCTATTGGCAATTTCAACGGGACTTTGATGCCAGCTTGATTGACCGGTATCGGCTGCTACTGCTACTGGGTAGCTTATTCGCTGGTATTATCTGGGGAGCGGGCGGTATTTTACTGTTCCCTGAGGATAACTTTGAGTACCAATTATTTTTATTGCTGAGTTTTTTGGCGATGACTGGCGGTTCAACGTTTTCTCTGAGTATTTACCTTCCAGCCTACTTTGCCTATGTGCCTCTGTCGCTACTGCCGATTACGATCAAATTATTCGGGATGATGGAGGCGGTTTATTTAGCGCTGGGTATGATTACGGTCGTGTTTTTTGCCGCCTTAACGTCATTTAATTACCGGCTTAACCGCAGCTTTACCCAGTCCCTGCAATTACGTTATGAAAACCTCGACCTTATCGAGCAACTCAACATTCAAAAAGAAGAGGCGGAGCGGGCCAATAAGGCCAAATCAAAATTTCTGGCAGCCGCCAGCCATGATCTGCGTCAGCCACTGTACTCGTTGACTTTATTTACCTCGGTACTGGAAGAGCTGGTTAAAGAGGAAAAACCCAGAGAAGTGGTCGATAAAATTCATCAGTCAGTAGATTCATTGCAAGATTTATTTGATAAATTATTAGATATCTCGCAATTGGATGCCGGGGTAATTGAAGCCAATAAGACGGCCGTTGATATGGCCGACCTGATCGATACGCTGGCGCATGATTTTAATGGCCCTGCGGCGGCTAAAGGGCTGACAATGACCTGGCCGACAGAGGCAATAACGGTCTACAGCGAGCGGGCCTTGTTAGAGCAAATACTTCGCAACTTTATCTCTAACGCCATACGTTATACCACTGCCGGTACGGTCAGCTTAAATTATGAGTATAGCGGTGATAATGTCACGATCGAGGTAGCGGATACGGGCATTGGTATTGCAGAAAGCTCACTGCAGGATATTTTTGTTGAGTTCCACCAACTGGATAACTCGGCCCGTGAGCGTGAAAAAGGCCTGGGTTTGGGTTTATCCATCGTACAGCGCAGTGCTGCCTTGTTGGAACATCCCATTGCCTTAACATCCACACCCGGTGCAGGCTCAACCTTTTCCGTTACCCTGGCAAGGGCACCAGCGCAGGCCGCCTCGATGGCACCGGTAAAAAAACGCTTGCCTGGCAAGGCATTTGATCGCTCTATGTTGGTGGTTATTATTGATGACGAACAGGCCATACGTGACGGTTTGAGCCAGTTGCTGATGCTCTGGGGTTGCTCGGTGATTAGTGCTGCGGATGCGGACACTTGCCTGGACTTACTCCGCAGTGATGGTCGTGAACCTACGGCGATTATTTCAGACTTTCGCTTACAGCATAATAAAACGGGTATCGATGCTATTCAGGCTTTGTATGCCTACTATCAGACAGATTTCCCCGCCCTGTTAATGACCGGTGATATCGAAAAAGAACAATTAGTAGAGATTGACAGCAGTGGTATCCAGGTTTTATATAAACCAGTAGCGCCAAATAAATTACGAGGCTTTCTGCAATCTGCCTCTGCCGATAAGGCGCTAAGTCAGTAG
- a CDS encoding class II aldolase/adducin family protein: MKDSELRQQLIDYAIQLNRSGLSAGKSGNISARCHEGLLITPTGMDYHELSPEDIVLLTLEGGQASTAQNKLPSSEWHFHCGIYQARPDIHAVVHAHPTHSTALACTGRAIPAFHYMVAVAGGKQIPIAPYALFGTEELSRHVVDTLQGYQACLLANHGMIALGGNLRAAFNLAVEVESLAQQYCQALALGKIQLLTDQQMDKVMEKFKAYGQRV; encoded by the coding sequence ATGAAAGACAGCGAATTAAGACAACAGTTGATCGACTATGCCATCCAGTTAAACCGCAGTGGTTTATCGGCGGGCAAGTCCGGCAATATCAGTGCCCGCTGCCACGAAGGCCTGCTGATTACCCCGACAGGTATGGATTACCATGAGCTTAGCCCGGAAGATATTGTACTGCTGACGCTGGAGGGTGGGCAGGCCTCAACCGCCCAAAACAAGCTTCCCTCCAGTGAATGGCACTTTCATTGCGGTATTTACCAGGCTCGCCCCGATATCCATGCCGTCGTCCATGCCCACCCGACACACTCTACCGCGCTAGCCTGCACTGGCCGGGCCATACCGGCATTTCACTATATGGTGGCCGTTGCTGGCGGTAAACAGATCCCCATCGCCCCCTACGCTTTATTTGGTACCGAAGAGCTATCACGCCATGTGGTGGACACCCTGCAAGGCTATCAGGCTTGCCTGCTGGCCAACCATGGCATGATTGCCCTCGGTGGCAACTTACGCGCGGCCTTTAATCTGGCAGTGGAAGTAGAAAGTCTGGCCCAGCAATACTGTCAGGCGCTGGCGCTGGGCAAGATCCAACTATTGACCGACCAGCAAATGGATAAAGTGATGGAAAAGTTTAAAGCTTATGGGCAACGGGTATAA
- a CDS encoding methyltransferase family protein, producing MSKRLLIFIYGLIAYAIGMGGLVWFILFLGSWDFLPQHINSQAPGHLPTALAINGGLMLLFAIQHSVTARPAFKKQLTKLIPPAAERSTYILLSGAIMAMFCLYWQPVEGELWRVEVQPWNTLLVSGYIAGWAIAVLATFQINHFELFGLQQVYYHVKKTAEPPARFTERLFYKVVRHPLQLGVLIGIWITPLMTITHLLLALGMTLYIFIGLHYEEKDLTAQLGARYTDYQNRVRMILPFPK from the coding sequence ATGAGCAAACGCTTGCTTATTTTTATTTACGGATTAATTGCCTATGCTATAGGTATGGGCGGGCTGGTTTGGTTTATCTTATTTTTGGGCAGCTGGGATTTTCTGCCGCAACATATTAACTCCCAAGCACCAGGCCACCTGCCAACGGCCTTAGCCATCAATGGCGGCTTAATGCTGCTATTCGCCATACAACACTCTGTTACCGCCCGGCCTGCTTTTAAAAAGCAACTGACCAAACTGATCCCACCTGCGGCAGAAAGAAGCACCTATATATTACTGTCAGGGGCCATCATGGCGATGTTTTGCCTCTACTGGCAGCCCGTCGAAGGTGAACTTTGGCGAGTGGAGGTGCAGCCCTGGAATACCCTGTTAGTGTCAGGTTATATAGCCGGGTGGGCTATCGCCGTTCTCGCCACCTTTCAAATCAATCATTTTGAGTTATTTGGCTTACAGCAGGTTTATTACCACGTTAAAAAAACAGCTGAACCCCCAGCGAGGTTTACCGAACGCTTATTTTATAAAGTTGTACGTCACCCATTGCAGCTAGGGGTCTTGATCGGCATTTGGATAACCCCGCTAATGACCATCACCCATCTGCTACTGGCACTGGGTATGACCCTCTATATTTTTATTGGCCTGCACTATGAAGAGAAAGACCTGACCGCCCAGCTGGGGGCAAGATATACCGATTACCAAAACCGGGTTCGTATGATCTTACCCTTTCCCAAATAG
- a CDS encoding SDR family NAD(P)-dependent oxidoreductase, translated as MPTALITGANSGMGLAAAKALAAKGFQLILACRTQAKAEQACAAVGGQAKPLLMDLASLTSCHEACDTLLNTTDSLNILIANAGVMTPPHQITEDGFELQFQTHYLANQLILIKLQPLLEKSKARIIQISSLSAEKAPAKSVADIIRQAQVDAGDYDAMSSYRTSKLAQSMMAMEFQRQVKNSGVLNFSVHPGIVNTNLFYQNTASWLKLLITPLVWLGYASGRLLTPKKGADTALWLATENRDEIEALAGKYIAEKQEKYCHPLMEQAPPATELWEYFEQLLKHHVNSAKT; from the coding sequence ATGCCAACAGCGTTAATTACCGGTGCCAACAGCGGTATGGGATTGGCGGCAGCAAAAGCATTAGCTGCCAAAGGTTTCCAACTCATTCTGGCTTGCAGAACTCAGGCCAAAGCCGAGCAAGCCTGTGCCGCAGTGGGCGGTCAGGCAAAACCACTGCTAATGGATCTGGCTAGTTTAACCTCCTGCCACGAGGCTTGCGACACTCTCCTAAACACCACTGACAGTCTCAATATATTGATTGCCAATGCCGGGGTAATGACACCCCCACACCAAATAACCGAAGACGGTTTTGAACTTCAATTTCAAACCCATTACCTGGCCAACCAACTGATTCTGATAAAACTTCAACCCTTATTGGAAAAGTCTAAAGCCCGCATTATCCAAATCAGTTCTTTATCTGCCGAAAAGGCCCCCGCAAAATCCGTCGCTGATATTATCCGTCAGGCCCAAGTAGATGCTGGAGACTATGATGCGATGAGCAGTTATAGAACCAGTAAGTTGGCACAGTCGATGATGGCCATGGAGTTTCAACGGCAGGTCAAAAATAGCGGCGTGTTAAATTTTTCAGTACACCCCGGTATCGTTAACACCAATCTGTTTTATCAAAATACAGCCAGCTGGCTTAAGCTGCTAATCACGCCACTGGTATGGCTGGGTTATGCCTCAGGCCGCTTACTCACCCCCAAAAAAGGTGCCGATACAGCCCTTTGGCTGGCCACGGAAAATCGCGATGAGATTGAAGCTCTGGCCGGGAAATATATTGCGGAAAAACAAGAAAAATACTGCCACCCACTGATGGAACAAGCGCCCCCGGCGACAGAGCTTTGGGAGTATTTCGAGCAATTATTAAAACACCACGTTAACTCCGCCAAGACGTAA
- a CDS encoding ParA family protein, which produces MHVVTVNTKGGCGKTLLATQLACYYASSGKSVAIFDHDSQQSSKDWVKARPKRCAPISAVAAYAGEMHNANADIVIHDMPAGYDVRDLQKDVPDVKKILIPIMPSPTDMRVVWRFCMMLSYTGLLESDIEIGFVVNRFRANASFNDVLMKFLNRLDVPVVGYIRDTQNYIHANNRGLGIFDLPRARTAVDRKSWEPVIEWLQDIDDETFAQELMVDIVQKQLALV; this is translated from the coding sequence ATGCATGTGGTCACTGTTAACACCAAAGGCGGATGCGGCAAAACACTGCTCGCTACCCAGTTAGCTTGCTACTATGCTTCGTCCGGCAAAAGCGTTGCTATATTTGATCACGATAGTCAGCAGTCGTCCAAAGATTGGGTGAAAGCCCGCCCCAAACGTTGCGCCCCTATCAGTGCTGTCGCGGCCTATGCCGGTGAAATGCATAATGCCAATGCGGATATTGTTATTCACGATATGCCCGCCGGTTACGATGTTCGTGACTTGCAAAAAGATGTGCCCGATGTCAAAAAAATCCTGATTCCGATTATGCCGTCCCCAACCGATATGCGGGTGGTATGGCGGTTTTGTATGATGCTGTCTTATACCGGGTTGTTGGAGAGTGATATTGAGATTGGTTTTGTGGTTAATCGCTTTCGCGCCAATGCTTCTTTTAATGATGTGCTTATGAAGTTTTTAAATCGCCTGGATGTGCCCGTGGTTGGCTATATTCGCGATACCCAAAATTATATTCATGCGAATAACCGGGGGTTGGGTATTTTTGATTTACCCAGAGCGAGAACAGCGGTCGATCGAAAAAGCTGGGAGCCGGTGATCGAGTGGCTACAAGATATTGATGATGAAACCTTTGCTCAGGAATTAATGGTTGATATTGTCCAGAAGCAATTGGCGTTGGTGTAA
- a CDS encoding TAXI family TRAP transporter solute-binding subunit codes for MLAGRFKYVVVGLIWLASLIGIMGWVVNIQQTHITIAGGPRSSESFEIATAIAEVFSQQHSNYKVEVFETSGSAENVRLLESGLIDLAPIQADTAIAGNIDAVASLYFDAYQLIARDGLTTSISSFADLPGHRIAIPPTSSGQNAAFWFLADHYGITEQQVAALPMSEAAANFAMIQGQVDAVFRVRVPGNDAIRELIGDHLLRLVPIEQSAALSLKKPAISPGMIPHGSYRGYPALPAQDLPTAAMERILAARADLDQKLVYKLTQLLFEHRSDLVSETHLAGMIRGIDHSTSRTIPVHQGALSYYDREKPSFVQQNTRLSSAILSAIAIITSAVFALRSRWQLRRRIRVGEHNKKLMQLAEEVSNTTDTATLTEYKTQLRTMLQDLVDDLDQDRVNQNEFEHFQFVWQSVDNLLRDQWLQATANKGEQR; via the coding sequence ATGCTAGCTGGACGTTTTAAATATGTAGTAGTCGGGCTAATTTGGCTTGCCTCACTGATTGGCATTATGGGCTGGGTGGTTAATATCCAGCAGACCCATATCACCATTGCTGGCGGCCCCCGTAGCAGTGAATCCTTTGAAATAGCCACGGCCATCGCCGAGGTATTCTCCCAGCAACACAGCAACTACAAGGTTGAAGTCTTTGAAACCAGCGGCTCGGCTGAAAATGTCCGGCTGTTGGAAAGCGGGCTTATTGACCTCGCACCCATTCAAGCCGACACCGCCATCGCTGGCAATATTGATGCAGTTGCCAGCCTCTACTTTGACGCTTACCAGTTAATCGCAAGGGACGGCCTGACAACGTCTATCAGCAGCTTTGCCGACCTGCCCGGACATCGCATTGCCATCCCCCCAACCAGCAGCGGCCAAAATGCTGCCTTTTGGTTTTTAGCGGATCACTACGGTATTACCGAACAACAAGTAGCCGCTCTCCCGATGTCTGAAGCAGCGGCTAATTTTGCCATGATTCAGGGCCAGGTTGATGCCGTGTTTCGGGTTCGCGTTCCCGGCAATGATGCCATTAGGGAATTAATTGGTGATCATTTATTGAGACTGGTACCCATTGAGCAATCGGCGGCCCTGTCCCTGAAAAAACCGGCTATCAGCCCCGGCATGATTCCCCACGGCTCCTACCGTGGTTACCCAGCATTACCAGCACAGGATTTACCCACCGCGGCGATGGAACGTATTCTTGCCGCCAGAGCAGACCTTGACCAAAAGCTGGTTTATAAACTGACCCAACTCCTGTTTGAACATCGCTCAGACCTGGTATCAGAAACCCATCTGGCGGGCATGATTCGTGGTATTGATCATTCCACTTCCAGAACTATTCCCGTTCATCAGGGAGCATTAAGTTATTACGACCGTGAGAAACCTTCCTTTGTTCAACAAAATACCCGTTTAAGCTCGGCCATCTTATCCGCCATCGCCATTATCACGTCCGCGGTTTTTGCCCTGCGCTCGCGCTGGCAATTGCGCCGCCGGATTCGCGTCGGCGAACATAATAAAAAACTGATGCAGTTAGCGGAAGAAGTGTCCAACACCACCGACACAGCCACCCTGACTGAGTACAAGACGCAATTACGCACCATGCTGCAAGATTTAGTCGATGACCTTGATCAGGATCGCGTTAACCAAAATGAGTTTGAGCATTTCCAATTTGTTTGGCAGTCGGTGGATAACTTATTAAGAGACCAATGGCTTCAGGCCACTGCTAACAAGGGGGAACAACGATGA
- the mtnA gene encoding S-methyl-5-thioribose-1-phosphate isomerase, which produces MQVNGTAHTTIAYDPQQQCVRIIDQTLLPHRFEIIPLQSLHEFCAAISDMQVRGAPLIGITAAYGLALSLHHDASAANEQAATEQLLATRPTAVNLRWAITRVQNAIKGLAEPERAAAALQEAEAMRLEDSATCEAIGEHGLSMLQTLDHSRPINILTHCNAGWLATVDWGTALAPIYKAHQAGLDIHIWVDETRPRNQGASLTAWELQQQGIPHTVIADNTGGHLMQQGMVDLCLVGSDRTTASGDVCNKIGTYLKALAASDNHIPFYVALPASTIDWEIDDGLRDIPIEQRSAKEVTHITGINQHGELHEVQLVANSPACNYAFDVTPARLVSGLITEHGIYQADKISLQGLKRQR; this is translated from the coding sequence ATGCAAGTTAATGGCACAGCCCATACCACCATCGCCTATGACCCACAGCAGCAATGTGTGCGTATTATCGACCAAACATTGCTGCCCCACCGCTTTGAAATAATCCCGTTGCAAAGCCTGCATGAATTTTGTGCCGCGATTAGCGATATGCAGGTACGTGGCGCACCGCTGATTGGCATTACCGCCGCCTATGGTCTGGCACTGTCATTACATCACGATGCCTCTGCGGCGAATGAGCAAGCCGCCACCGAACAATTGCTGGCGACCCGTCCCACAGCGGTTAATTTACGCTGGGCCATTACCCGGGTACAAAACGCCATTAAAGGCCTGGCCGAGCCCGAGCGGGCAGCCGCGGCGCTGCAAGAAGCAGAAGCCATGCGACTGGAAGATAGCGCCACCTGTGAAGCGATTGGCGAGCACGGTTTATCAATGCTGCAAACACTCGATCATAGCCGCCCCATTAATATTCTGACCCACTGCAACGCCGGCTGGCTGGCGACCGTCGATTGGGGCACCGCCCTAGCCCCTATTTATAAGGCCCACCAAGCCGGTCTGGATATCCATATCTGGGTTGATGAAACCCGCCCCCGCAATCAGGGGGCCAGCCTCACCGCCTGGGAGCTTCAACAGCAAGGCATTCCCCATACCGTGATTGCTGACAATACCGGTGGTCATTTAATGCAACAGGGAATGGTCGACCTCTGTCTGGTAGGCAGTGACCGCACCACCGCCAGTGGTGATGTCTGCAATAAAATAGGCACTTATTTAAAGGCCTTAGCAGCCAGCGACAACCATATTCCGTTTTATGTCGCGCTGCCGGCCTCTACCATTGACTGGGAGATTGACGATGGCCTGCGGGATATTCCGATTGAACAGCGCAGCGCTAAAGAGGTCACACATATCACCGGGATTAATCAACACGGCGAACTGCATGAGGTGCAACTGGTCGCAAATTCTCCAGCGTGCAATTATGCCTTTGATGTCACCCCGGCAAGACTGGTTAGCGGCTTGATTACCGAACACGGTATTTACCAAGCCGATAAAATAAGCCTGCAAGGGCTAAAACGGCAACGCTAA